GATCGCACCCTGCTCGCAGACGTCGACACAGGTCTCGCAATCCGTGCACTCTTCTGCGTTGATTTTCGCTTTTGCGTCGTCGCCTTCGCCCACTAACGTTATGCACTCGACTGCGCACTCCTCTACACAATCACCACATCCGGTACATTTCTCTTCATCTACTACTGCTGGCATTTTTCTTTATCTCCTTTTTAGTTGTTCGTAATCCACCCTCTTATTTCAGAGTATATAAAAATTGCTATTTTTCTCTATTCGAGGGCACGCACTATTCATCCTCCGCAGAAGGGAGCGGCTTGATTGCGAGGGAGACCTCTTTCTTACCTATCTTCCACGTCTTCTCGTAAATGCGTGCGTCATCGGCGGAATTCGCTGGCGTGCTCTTTTCCATACTGACGGCAAGCGTCTCATCACGAATATACGCCGAGAAGTTGCGTATCGCTTCTTTTACCTCATCGTCGCACGCGTAGGTAATCTCTATCTTCTCCGTATACTCTAGGTCGAGGTCCTTTCGCATGCCCTGTATCCGCCGCACAATGTCTCTCACCAGCCCTTCCTCTATAAGCGTCTTGCTCGGACAGCAGTTCAAGAACAAGCAGGTCTCTTCGTCTACTTCCACCTGTTTATAATCGCCACGATCGCCCGTGAGCGCACCAGTAACATCATTGGACAGATCTCCAAATCTTACTTCTTTCACGTTTACCTCTTCCTTCAAGATCTCCACCAAATCTTCACCTTTCTCCCGCTTCTCCGTGCTGCACATGATGACAACCTCCTGTAACGGCTGTCGAATCTTTATCCCGGCATCTGCCCTCGCTCGTCTGCCCGCCTCTACCAGGTTGGAAAGCAACTCCATAGAGGCTTCTAATTCGGCATCCATGAGTGATTCGTCAGGCGACGGGAAGTCGCAAAGGTGCACACTCGCACGCGCGTCTTCAGAAACGCCCCGTACAATTCTTTGATAGATATGCTCGGTGATGAAGGGCACGAACGGCGCGAGCAGTTTGCAGAGCGAAACAAGGACCTCGTACAGCGTTAAGTACGCGCAATCCTTATCAAAGTTCTCCTCGACGATCCAGAACCGTCTCCGTGACCGCCGTATGTACCAGTTGCTCAGGTCGTTCATGACGAACTCCTCGATCTTCCGCGAGGCAACGTGGATCTCAAACCGCTCAAGAGCGGCAATGACATCCTTCGTGAGTGTGTTCAATCGCGAGATGATCCAGCGATCCATGGCATTCCGCTGCTTCATAGGGATGCTTTTATCGTTCGGATTGAACTCGTCGATATTGGCGTAGGTGAGGAAGAAGAAATAGGAGTTCCAGAGCGTATTCAAAATTTTGTTCTGCTTCTCCCGGATCGCCGGCGCGGAGAACCGAATGTCATCGGTTAAGGGGCCGACGGTGAAGAGATACCAGCGTAACGCATCTGCCGCTTCGGTCTCAAAGAGCTTGTTTATGTCCACCACGTTGCCCTTGCTCTTGCTCATCTTCACGCCTTTATCGTCCAGAATGTGGCCGAGCGAGAGCACGTTGAGATACGGTGGCGCATCAAAGACCGCGGTTGAAACGCCAAGGAGGGTATAGAACCAACCTCTCGTCTGGTCTATCGCTTCGGTAATGAAATCAGCGGGGAAGTTCTGCGTGAACTGCTCTGTCTCGAAGGGATAATGCCACTGTGCAAACGGTGCAGAACCCGAATCGTACCAGCAATCGATCACGTCCTTTATTCGCTGCATATCGCCACCACAGGCATCGCACTTCAGCACCACGTCGTCAATATACGGCCGGTGCAGGTCGAGATCGCTTGGAACGGGAGTTTTCGCCTTCTCCCGTAGTTCCTCCACACTGCCCACGCAATACTGCGTCCCGCAATTGGTACAGATCCAAATGG
This genomic window from Methanomicrobia archaeon contains:
- a CDS encoding 4Fe-4S binding protein, which translates into the protein MPAVVDEEKCTGCGDCVEECAVECITLVGEGDDAKAKINAEECTDCETCVDVCEQGAISMVEAE
- a CDS encoding isoleucine--tRNA ligase; the encoded protein is MPYFKKETQKADFLQLEEEILQLWDSEKTFERSVDQREGCDKFVFVEGPPTANGLPHPGHILTRVVKDLVLRYKTMQGFYVHRKAGWDTHGLPVEIEVEKELGINTKPEIERYGIEKFNQKCKASVFKYEREWVNATKRVGFWIDMDDPYITFENDYIESVWWSLKEIWNKGLLYKGHKVVPFCPRCETTLSSHEVAQGYKDVEEPSVYVKFKAKQAADADEESEPLYFLAWTTTPWTLLGNIALAVHPSHTYVKVRVPPIAAEDAKGAVLILSEARLDVLEGEYEIVERFTGKELEDLEYEPLFDYAKIEGGEAHKVITADFVTLDEGTGIVHIAPAFGEVDYEACKVRELGFTQPVDSEGRFTDEVPPLEGLFVKDADRLIIEMLDERGILYKEEPYVHSYPFCWRCNSPLLYYARESWFIAMSTLRDNLLANNEQISWYPDHLKYGRFGNFLENIADWALSRERFWGTPLPIWICTNCGTQYCVGSVEELREKAKTPVPSDLDLHRPYIDDVVLKCDACGGDMQRIKDVIDCWYDSGSAPFAQWHYPFETEQFTQNFPADFITEAIDQTRGWFYTLLGVSTAVFDAPPYLNVLSLGHILDDKGVKMSKSKGNVVDINKLFETEAADALRWYLFTVGPLTDDIRFSAPAIREKQNKILNTLWNSYFFFLTYANIDEFNPNDKSIPMKQRNAMDRWIISRLNTLTKDVIAALERFEIHVASRKIEEFVMNDLSNWYIRRSRRRFWIVEENFDKDCAYLTLYEVLVSLCKLLAPFVPFITEHIYQRIVRGVSEDARASVHLCDFPSPDESLMDAELEASMELLSNLVEAGRRARADAGIKIRQPLQEVVIMCSTEKREKGEDLVEILKEEVNVKEVRFGDLSNDVTGALTGDRGDYKQVEVDEETCLFLNCCPSKTLIEEGLVRDIVRRIQGMRKDLDLEYTEKIEITYACDDEVKEAIRNFSAYIRDETLAVSMEKSTPANSADDARIYEKTWKIGKKEVSLAIKPLPSAEDE